In Streptomyces sp. DG2A-72, one genomic interval encodes:
- a CDS encoding ABC transporter permease: MTTTLAGTARPRRFATVRHSAVLAQRSLLKTTRNPGPIMNGVVTPALFMILFLYLFGRPVAGSTGEYLQYLFPGILVMGAGLAGMISTGSAINLDLKNGVTDRFRSLPISRTAPLLGSVTADVLRYLIAVSILFVIGIPLGFRIQGSIPAALGATGLAILFGFCLSWVTVFIGVIVKSAEAVLAFSFIAFLPLQLGSSLASPTDTLPGWLKAWADINPVTHVMDACRALLNGTPDAGSIGRTLLWSAVLFVVFCPLAVRAYGRQE, encoded by the coding sequence ATGACCACGACCCTCGCCGGGACCGCCCGGCCTCGGCGCTTCGCCACCGTCCGGCACAGCGCGGTTCTCGCCCAGCGCAGCCTGCTCAAGACCACCCGGAACCCGGGTCCGATCATGAACGGTGTGGTCACCCCCGCGCTGTTCATGATCCTGTTCCTCTACCTGTTCGGCCGACCGGTCGCCGGTTCCACCGGCGAATACCTGCAGTACCTGTTCCCCGGAATCCTCGTCATGGGCGCCGGCCTGGCCGGAATGATCTCCACCGGATCGGCCATCAACCTCGACCTGAAGAACGGCGTCACCGACCGGTTCCGCAGCCTCCCGATCAGCCGTACGGCGCCGCTGCTCGGCTCCGTGACGGCCGACGTCCTCCGTTACCTGATCGCCGTGTCGATCCTGTTCGTCATCGGCATTCCGCTCGGGTTCCGCATCCAGGGAAGCATCCCCGCCGCACTGGGGGCGACCGGGCTCGCGATCCTGTTCGGGTTCTGCCTCAGCTGGGTCACGGTGTTCATCGGTGTCATCGTCAAGAGCGCCGAGGCCGTGCTGGCGTTCAGTTTCATCGCCTTCCTGCCGCTCCAGCTGGGCAGCAGCCTGGCTTCCCCGACCGACACCCTGCCCGGCTGGCTGAAAGCGTGGGCGGACATCAACCCCGTCACCCATGTCATGGATGCCTGCCGCGCTCTGCTGAACGGGACGCCGGACGCGGGAAGCATCGGCCGCACCCTGCTGTGGTCCGCCGTCCTGTTCGTCGTCTTCTGCCCCCTGGCAGTCCGCGCCTACGGCCGCCAGGAATGA
- a CDS encoding acetaldehyde dehydrogenase (acetylating): protein MSTQVHPAPLRTAIVGTGNIGTDLLLKVETSPLLTCVLFAGRRAESPGIELARGRGVATSTGGIDAVVDAKDEIDLVFDATSAGDATRHWGIVEPLGLPFIDLTPANRGTFCVPALNLEDCLEEQYLSMVTCGGQAAVPMARCITQIAGHVDYLEIVSASASASVGPASRANLDEYVHTTEQATTEFCSATRTKTVLIINPADPGIVMRNSIAVSTTEGIDLDALREAVTTMEKQIRSYVPGYRVVVPPVATGDRYMLTVEVEGRGDYFPRYAGNLDIITCAAVAAAEARTGRGRS from the coding sequence ATGAGTACGCAAGTGCATCCGGCTCCACTGCGAACCGCCATTGTGGGGACCGGGAACATCGGAACCGATCTGCTGCTGAAGGTCGAAACCTCACCGCTGCTGACGTGCGTGCTGTTCGCCGGTCGGCGGGCCGAATCGCCCGGCATCGAGCTGGCCCGCGGCCGCGGGGTGGCCACGAGCACCGGCGGCATCGACGCGGTCGTCGACGCGAAGGACGAAATCGACTTGGTGTTCGATGCGACCTCCGCCGGCGATGCCACCCGCCACTGGGGCATCGTCGAGCCGCTGGGGCTGCCGTTCATCGACCTCACGCCGGCCAACCGGGGCACGTTCTGTGTGCCGGCCCTCAACCTCGAGGACTGCCTCGAAGAGCAGTACCTCTCCATGGTGACCTGCGGCGGACAGGCAGCGGTCCCGATGGCCCGCTGCATCACGCAGATCGCGGGCCACGTCGACTACCTGGAGATCGTCTCGGCGAGCGCCTCGGCCAGCGTGGGACCGGCCTCGCGGGCAAACCTGGATGAATACGTACACACCACGGAGCAAGCGACCACCGAGTTCTGCAGCGCCACGCGGACCAAGACTGTGTTGATCATCAACCCGGCCGACCCCGGCATCGTGATGCGCAACTCCATCGCGGTGTCCACCACCGAGGGCATCGACCTCGACGCCCTGCGGGAGGCGGTCACCACGATGGAGAAGCAGATCCGCTCGTACGTTCCCGGCTACCGGGTCGTGGTGCCGCCGGTCGCCACCGGAGACCGCTACATGCTCACGGTGGAGGTCGAGGGGCGGGGCGACTACTTCCCGCGCTATGCCGGAAACCTGGACATCATCACCTGCGCCGCCGTCGCCGCGGCGGAGGCTCGCACCGGGCGGGGGCGGTCATGA
- a CDS encoding pyruvate, phosphate dikinase, which produces MRWIRAISAQAEETAETLGGKALGLVLLHRLGLPVPAGFVITTEACRAFLRAGRLPEGLDDELATAMADLERSTERSFGGPQKPLAVSVRSGAGVSMPGMMSTILNLGLTTEATEGLAAETDDRPFARDSRLRFLSSFASAVTDSEGDGDQQVPEDASRQLELAVEAVFSSWDAPRARTYRELNDIPHDLGTAVIVQRMVFGNRDDRSGTGVVFSRDPNTGENTPFGEVLFGHQGEEVVSGRATTRPLRELAEREPAVWTGLLDALRRIEGHYRDACYVEFTFQSGELWILQVRPGRFVGGAAVRVATELVDERVLERHEALLRVSAQHLRHVRTPRIASSEKTDVLARGIGACPGVAVGRIATTADGAVRMARADPVILVRPETSPNDMHGLAAAAGIVTARGGPASHAAVVARAMGKPAVVGVAGLTLDRDDGSVTVGGRTIGGGTLVTIDGTSGEVALGTPHVIADAADGHLHRLLAWADDVSGDHSVREETQRLEAAHAALRHR; this is translated from the coding sequence ATGAGGTGGATTCGCGCGATCTCCGCCCAGGCCGAGGAGACGGCGGAGACACTGGGCGGCAAGGCACTCGGCCTGGTCCTGCTGCACCGTCTCGGCTTGCCGGTGCCGGCCGGGTTCGTCATCACCACCGAGGCATGTCGCGCCTTCCTTCGGGCAGGGCGCCTTCCCGAAGGACTCGACGACGAGCTCGCGACTGCCATGGCCGACCTCGAACGCTCCACCGAGCGCTCCTTCGGGGGACCGCAGAAGCCGCTGGCCGTGTCGGTTCGCTCCGGGGCCGGCGTGTCAATGCCCGGCATGATGAGCACGATCCTCAACCTCGGTCTCACGACCGAAGCCACCGAGGGCCTTGCCGCCGAGACGGACGACCGGCCGTTCGCACGGGACTCGCGCCTGCGCTTCCTGTCGAGCTTTGCCTCCGCGGTCACGGACTCGGAGGGGGACGGCGACCAGCAGGTTCCCGAGGACGCGAGCCGCCAGTTGGAACTGGCGGTCGAAGCTGTCTTCTCGTCCTGGGACGCGCCGCGCGCGCGTACCTATCGCGAGTTGAACGACATCCCGCACGACCTCGGCACCGCCGTGATCGTCCAACGGATGGTGTTCGGCAACCGCGACGACCGCAGCGGCACCGGAGTCGTGTTCAGCCGCGATCCCAACACCGGCGAGAACACCCCCTTCGGCGAAGTCCTCTTCGGGCACCAAGGAGAAGAAGTCGTCTCCGGTCGAGCGACGACCCGGCCGTTGCGTGAACTCGCCGAGCGGGAACCGGCAGTGTGGACAGGGCTGCTCGACGCCCTGCGCCGGATCGAAGGGCACTACCGCGACGCCTGCTACGTCGAGTTCACGTTCCAGTCCGGCGAGCTGTGGATCCTGCAGGTCCGTCCCGGCCGGTTCGTCGGGGGTGCCGCGGTCCGCGTAGCCACCGAACTCGTAGACGAGCGTGTCCTCGAACGTCACGAAGCGCTGCTCAGGGTCTCCGCACAGCACCTCCGGCACGTCCGCACGCCGCGCATCGCGTCATCCGAGAAGACCGACGTCCTCGCCCGGGGCATCGGCGCCTGTCCCGGTGTCGCCGTCGGCAGAATCGCGACCACGGCGGACGGCGCAGTACGCATGGCCCGTGCCGATCCGGTCATCCTGGTACGTCCGGAGACCTCCCCGAACGACATGCACGGCCTTGCCGCCGCCGCCGGAATCGTCACTGCCCGCGGCGGACCGGCCAGCCACGCCGCGGTCGTCGCGCGGGCCATGGGAAAGCCCGCGGTCGTGGGCGTCGCCGGCCTCACCCTCGACCGTGACGACGGCTCCGTGACGGTCGGCGGCCGCACCATCGGCGGCGGCACCCTCGTCACCATCGACGGGACCAGCGGCGAGGTCGCTCTCGGCACTCCCCACGTCATCGCCGACGCGGCCGACGGGCACCTCCACCGACTGCTCGCATGGGCCGACGACGTCTCGGGCGACCACTCCGTACGCGAGGAAACCCAGCGCCTCGAGGCGGCCCATGCGGCACTGCGCCACCGCTGA
- a CDS encoding 2-keto-4-pentenoate hydratase, translating to MTTAARALHRELATELWKAAETRRPVPPVSIRHPQLGLADAYAIQSEMRALEVASGAALAGLKIGATSEAIQKMFDIDHPDFGYLTDRMLLPDGVLLDLRRFISPKVEGEIAFRMAEDLSGHEVTAQDVLDATTVVCPVLEVLDSRIEAWKIGLVDTVADNASSAAAVVGSGVPPDTTDLAAARMVLRSGDTEYTGNGSAVMGHPAESVACLVRILAGFGTGISAGDLVLAGSWSGAVDLLPNQEVHASFGVLGSVSLSTHDREEKDGEP from the coding sequence ATGACAACCGCCGCGCGGGCACTCCACCGCGAACTCGCCACCGAGCTCTGGAAGGCCGCCGAAACCCGCCGGCCGGTGCCGCCCGTGTCGATCCGGCACCCGCAACTCGGCCTGGCGGACGCATACGCGATCCAAAGTGAGATGCGCGCGCTCGAAGTGGCGAGTGGTGCCGCGCTGGCCGGGCTCAAGATCGGAGCCACCAGTGAGGCGATCCAGAAGATGTTCGACATCGACCATCCCGACTTCGGATACCTGACCGATCGCATGCTCCTGCCCGACGGCGTCCTCCTCGACCTGCGGAGGTTCATCTCACCGAAGGTCGAGGGCGAGATCGCCTTCCGGATGGCGGAGGATCTCAGTGGCCACGAGGTCACGGCTCAGGACGTTCTCGACGCCACCACAGTGGTCTGCCCGGTCCTGGAGGTGCTCGACAGCCGGATCGAGGCATGGAAGATCGGCCTGGTGGACACCGTCGCCGACAATGCGTCCTCCGCCGCGGCCGTGGTCGGCTCCGGCGTCCCACCGGACACCACCGACCTGGCGGCGGCGCGGATGGTACTGCGCAGCGGCGACACCGAGTACACCGGGAACGGCTCGGCGGTCATGGGGCATCCAGCGGAGTCGGTGGCATGCCTGGTCCGGATCCTGGCAGGGTTCGGCACCGGCATCAGCGCCGGTGACCTCGTGCTGGCCGGCTCCTGGTCCGGCGCGGTGGACCTGCTGCCGAACCAGGAGGTACATGCCTCGTTCGGGGTCCTGGGTTCGGTGTCCCTCAGCACACATGACCGCGAGGAGAAGGACGGTGAGCCATGA
- a CDS encoding TetR/AcrR family transcriptional regulator — protein sequence MARLTRAQQQERTRAAVLVAARQEFAEYDYAEAKIDRIAERAELTRGAVYSNFTGKRALYLAVLADAAELARACAEPPAESPDCVGRALGSFARVWLERLPFLGDTPGSGHLQLRSLSGVLTTEPARTAMAELVRFEALLLALALEPRSAVRAGTVRLAGLALTLLHGAAGLAENAPGVGDPFDLTRAAEHLAGIALGDDTEPPHLPYVAPARSTEDRWVPPRGLRDEITGRPVGFDDGVVVVLGAGRLSAAEDAVRSARPDDEVTIVVVTSDPAEIGQLARLRIVDLVGCLLRVFAADRLPQARIVFDDSGTVPAALGHTSVDDLTEIAVRVRDGLIVARATGRGAGHAAARHRSPDSGRSGAV from the coding sequence ATGGCGAGGTTGACCCGCGCGCAGCAGCAGGAGCGGACGCGTGCGGCGGTACTGGTCGCGGCCCGGCAGGAGTTCGCCGAGTACGACTATGCCGAGGCCAAGATCGACCGGATCGCCGAGCGAGCCGAACTGACCCGAGGCGCGGTCTACTCCAACTTCACCGGCAAGCGCGCGCTCTACCTCGCGGTGCTGGCCGACGCCGCCGAACTGGCCCGAGCCTGCGCCGAACCGCCGGCGGAATCCCCCGACTGCGTCGGACGAGCGCTCGGTTCGTTCGCCCGGGTCTGGCTCGAACGGCTGCCCTTCCTCGGCGACACACCGGGCAGCGGCCATCTTCAGCTGCGCTCACTGTCCGGAGTGCTCACCACCGAGCCGGCCCGGACCGCGATGGCCGAACTCGTCCGGTTCGAAGCCCTGCTGCTCGCGCTGGCACTTGAGCCGCGTTCCGCCGTGCGCGCCGGCACCGTGCGGCTGGCCGGGCTGGCCCTGACCCTTCTCCACGGTGCGGCCGGCCTCGCGGAGAACGCCCCCGGCGTCGGTGACCCCTTCGACCTGACCCGAGCCGCCGAGCATCTGGCCGGCATCGCCCTCGGCGACGACACGGAGCCACCGCATCTGCCCTACGTCGCTCCGGCCCGCTCGACCGAGGACCGGTGGGTGCCGCCCCGCGGTCTGCGCGACGAGATCACCGGCCGTCCGGTCGGCTTCGACGACGGGGTGGTCGTCGTACTCGGTGCGGGACGCCTGTCCGCGGCCGAGGACGCGGTGCGCTCAGCGCGGCCGGACGACGAGGTGACCATCGTCGTCGTGACGAGCGACCCCGCCGAGATCGGTCAACTGGCCCGACTCCGGATCGTCGATCTCGTCGGCTGCCTGCTCCGAGTGTTCGCGGCCGACCGACTACCGCAGGCACGCATCGTTTTCGACGACAGCGGCACGGTCCCCGCAGCCCTCGGCCACACGTCGGTCGACGACCTCACCGAGATCGCGGTCCGGGTGCGCGACGGACTGATCGTGGCCCGCGCGACCGGCCGCGGCGCAGGCCACGCCGCGGCCCGCCACCGTTCCCCGGATTCCGGCCGGAGCGGGGCGGTGTGA
- a CDS encoding tryptophan dimethylallyltransferase family protein — protein MTEEPATVRDACATLLEKTAQTLQLGASGTEFVATFRAMTDHWGDARPHDLPLSDVSPDGSPVEYAVDLDGDAPALQFAIEPLTAGVPARDPGAARALMPLLAERYGTGAARWSAVADRLLPDDAYGPHVSMYGAEVRSGAPIRFKVWFYLDVNGPDGVFDLLYTALDRMGARHLWPVVQAHVHRAGYDVPFLLSLDLADDPAARVKVYFRHFAADADEVAAVLKAYPGFEPGEVRAFCRTMTDGRRHFSVQPPVTCVSLFDAQTLERPAATLYIPLWTYAEHDGEVRQRVHRALAAHPQALRRYDSVLAGIAHRGLDAGTGIHNYISWQPGRSRPRVKVYLSPEMHDVNPPPLGVSQQDHLGGRPTATGRTE, from the coding sequence GTGACCGAGGAGCCGGCAACAGTCCGAGATGCCTGCGCCACGCTATTGGAGAAGACGGCACAGACCCTGCAACTGGGCGCCAGCGGTACGGAATTCGTTGCGACGTTCCGGGCCATGACCGACCACTGGGGCGACGCCCGCCCCCACGATCTTCCCCTGTCGGACGTGTCGCCCGACGGGTCGCCGGTGGAGTACGCCGTCGACCTCGACGGGGACGCGCCCGCCCTCCAGTTCGCCATCGAGCCACTGACCGCGGGCGTGCCGGCCCGCGACCCCGGCGCGGCGCGGGCGCTCATGCCGCTGCTCGCCGAACGCTACGGCACCGGCGCGGCCCGGTGGTCGGCCGTGGCGGACCGCCTCCTGCCCGACGACGCGTACGGACCGCATGTGTCCATGTACGGCGCCGAGGTGCGCTCCGGCGCCCCGATCCGGTTCAAGGTCTGGTTCTACCTGGACGTGAACGGCCCGGACGGGGTGTTCGACCTGCTGTACACCGCCCTGGACCGGATGGGGGCGAGGCATCTGTGGCCGGTGGTCCAGGCGCATGTCCACCGGGCCGGGTACGACGTGCCGTTCCTGCTCTCGCTGGATCTGGCCGACGACCCCGCGGCCCGGGTGAAGGTCTACTTCCGGCACTTCGCCGCAGACGCCGACGAGGTGGCGGCCGTTCTCAAGGCCTATCCGGGTTTCGAACCCGGCGAGGTACGCGCCTTCTGCAGGACTATGACGGACGGCCGCCGCCATTTCAGCGTCCAGCCGCCCGTCACCTGCGTGTCACTGTTCGACGCGCAGACTCTCGAGCGCCCCGCGGCCACGCTCTACATCCCCCTGTGGACGTACGCGGAGCACGACGGCGAGGTGCGGCAGCGGGTCCACCGTGCCCTTGCCGCGCATCCGCAGGCGCTGCGCCGCTACGACAGCGTGCTCGCCGGCATCGCGCACCGCGGACTTGACGCGGGAACCGGGATCCACAACTACATCTCCTGGCAGCCGGGCCGCTCCCGTCCCCGCGTGAAGGTCTACCTCTCGCCGGAGATGCACGACGTGAACCCACCGCCGCTCGGCGTGAGCCAACAGGATCACCTCGGCGGCCGGCCCACTGCGACAGGAAGGACCGAATGA
- a CDS encoding transcriptional regulator: MTWPEARATDTGLLVLHALRCAGTVSLARLHAITGLDESDAESELIDLGADGLVTRMSGDLPGWSLTDAGRAAASERIIDELESAHARGAVTAAYERFLVLNPELLDLCTAWQLRAVDGIASANDHSDPAYDSRVLARFADLDRRAAVVCAELSEALPRFGRYRYRLTEALKRAVSGELEYVADSTASYHTVWAELHEDLLATLGMQR, translated from the coding sequence ATGACCTGGCCTGAAGCTCGCGCGACGGACACCGGCCTGCTGGTACTGCACGCCCTGCGCTGCGCCGGCACCGTCAGCCTCGCCCGGCTCCACGCGATAACGGGTCTCGACGAATCCGATGCCGAGTCCGAGCTCATCGATCTCGGGGCCGACGGTCTTGTCACGCGTATGTCCGGCGACCTGCCCGGTTGGAGTCTCACGGACGCCGGCCGTGCCGCAGCGTCCGAGCGGATCATCGACGAGCTCGAGTCGGCCCATGCCCGCGGGGCCGTGACAGCGGCGTACGAGCGGTTTCTCGTCCTCAACCCGGAGCTGCTCGACCTCTGTACGGCATGGCAACTCCGAGCCGTCGACGGCATCGCGAGCGCCAACGACCACAGCGATCCCGCCTACGACTCCCGGGTCCTGGCCCGATTCGCCGATCTCGACCGACGCGCTGCCGTGGTCTGTGCCGAGTTGTCCGAGGCATTGCCTCGATTCGGTCGTTACCGGTACCGCCTCACCGAAGCTCTCAAGCGCGCTGTCTCCGGCGAGTTGGAGTACGTGGCCGACAGTACCGCGTCGTACCACACCGTTTGGGCAGAGCTGCACGAAGACCTGCTCGCCACACTCGGGATGCAGCGATGA
- the dmpG gene encoding 4-hydroxy-2-oxovalerate aldolase: MSGQLQICDTTLRDGNHAVAHQLNRADISAYARAAESAGVDVVEVGHGNGLGASSIQVGIAAISDAEMLRAAKAELRNSRLGVLSIPGFASVERDLKPALDSGVDEVRVGAHCTEADVTRQQITMLRAMGVPVKGMLLMSHMASAKKLVEQAQLMQDYGAEAVVLMDSAGAYTPQKVREKVGELVDKLDIAIGFHAHNNLGLSVINSMTAMQAGASIVDVTARGFGAGAGNAPIELVAANLHVEQMETGIRLFGALDAAQTAEERFVKHVPTNDSVTIASGIAGVFSGFAAPVRRASRRFDVDPREILLELGKRRVVAGQEDTIIEVAMQLAGERAPTDLPHTSADHI; encoded by the coding sequence ATGAGCGGGCAACTCCAGATCTGCGACACGACGCTGCGGGACGGCAACCACGCGGTCGCCCACCAGTTGAACCGCGCGGACATCAGCGCGTACGCGCGGGCGGCCGAGTCGGCCGGTGTGGACGTCGTCGAGGTCGGGCACGGCAACGGCCTCGGCGCCTCCTCCATCCAGGTCGGCATCGCGGCCATCAGCGACGCGGAGATGCTGCGCGCCGCCAAGGCCGAACTGCGCAACTCCCGGCTCGGCGTGCTCTCCATCCCCGGCTTCGCCAGCGTCGAACGCGACCTCAAGCCCGCCCTCGACAGCGGCGTGGACGAGGTCCGGGTGGGCGCCCACTGCACCGAGGCCGACGTCACCCGCCAGCAGATCACGATGCTGCGGGCCATGGGCGTACCCGTGAAGGGAATGCTTCTGATGAGCCACATGGCGTCGGCGAAGAAGCTGGTCGAACAGGCGCAGCTCATGCAGGACTACGGCGCCGAGGCCGTCGTGCTGATGGACTCGGCCGGCGCGTACACGCCGCAGAAGGTGCGGGAGAAGGTCGGTGAGCTGGTCGACAAGCTCGACATCGCGATCGGTTTCCACGCCCACAACAACCTCGGCCTCTCGGTGATCAACAGCATGACCGCGATGCAGGCGGGGGCTTCCATCGTGGACGTCACGGCGCGCGGGTTCGGCGCAGGGGCGGGTAACGCGCCGATCGAACTAGTCGCCGCCAACCTGCACGTCGAGCAGATGGAGACAGGGATCAGACTGTTCGGCGCCCTGGACGCGGCGCAGACGGCCGAGGAACGGTTCGTGAAGCACGTGCCGACCAACGACAGCGTCACCATCGCCAGCGGCATAGCCGGGGTGTTCTCCGGATTCGCGGCGCCGGTACGGCGAGCGAGCCGGCGCTTCGACGTCGATCCCCGCGAGATCCTGCTCGAGCTGGGCAAGCGGCGGGTGGTGGCCGGCCAGGAGGACACCATCATCGAGGTCGCCATGCAACTGGCCGGCGAGCGGGCACCCACGGACCTGCCGCACACCTCTGCTGACCACATCTGA
- a CDS encoding ATP-binding cassette domain-containing protein produces MGDNGFDVDVLIKKFGRTTAVDGVSLSAQRGQVLGLLGPNGAGKTTVVRVLATLLRPDAGQVRVAGFDVRRDPAQVRRRIALSGQHTSVDDELSGRSNLVMIGRLLDLRRHDARRRAGELLSRFGLDDAADRPVATYSGGMRRRLDLAAGLVGRPEVVFLDEPSVGLDPGKRDELWQMIRGLSQDGVTVLLTTQYLEEADALADGITVIDHGRVIASGTPTDLKREIGGHTIVLRPADAGDLDPAAAVIARVAGREPDRSRRHELVVPVAGDAEFFEITAQLRDRGIDVSEIAFRLPSLDEVFLSLTGAPTADAQEAA; encoded by the coding sequence GTGGGTGACAACGGGTTCGACGTCGACGTACTGATCAAGAAATTCGGCCGGACGACGGCGGTCGACGGAGTGAGCCTCTCCGCTCAGCGCGGACAGGTGCTGGGACTGCTGGGGCCCAACGGCGCCGGTAAGACGACCGTCGTCCGTGTGCTGGCGACCCTTCTGCGCCCCGACGCGGGGCAGGTGCGCGTGGCCGGATTCGACGTTCGGCGAGATCCGGCTCAGGTCCGTCGGCGCATCGCGCTGTCGGGGCAGCACACAAGCGTCGACGACGAGCTGTCCGGGCGGTCCAACCTGGTCATGATCGGCCGGCTCCTCGACCTCCGACGGCATGACGCCCGCCGGAGGGCCGGCGAACTGCTGTCCCGCTTCGGTCTCGACGATGCGGCCGACCGGCCCGTCGCCACCTACTCGGGCGGGATGCGACGCCGCCTCGACCTCGCCGCCGGCCTGGTGGGCCGGCCCGAGGTCGTGTTCCTCGATGAGCCCTCGGTCGGGTTGGACCCCGGCAAGCGCGACGAGTTGTGGCAGATGATCCGCGGGCTCAGCCAAGACGGCGTCACGGTCCTGCTCACGACGCAGTACCTCGAAGAGGCCGACGCCCTCGCCGACGGCATCACCGTCATCGACCACGGACGAGTGATCGCGTCGGGCACACCCACCGACCTCAAGCGCGAGATCGGCGGACACACGATCGTCCTCCGCCCGGCCGATGCCGGCGACCTCGACCCCGCTGCCGCCGTCATCGCCCGAGTCGCAGGACGGGAGCCCGACCGATCACGCCGCCACGAACTCGTCGTGCCGGTTGCCGGGGACGCCGAGTTCTTCGAGATAACCGCTCAACTCCGGGACCGCGGCATCGATGTCAGCGAGATCGCCTTCCGCCTTCCCAGCCTCGACGAGGTCTTCCTGTCCCTGACCGGGGCCCCGACTGCCGACGCCCAGGAGGCAGCATGA
- the idi gene encoding isopentenyl-diphosphate Delta-isomerase produces the protein MPAHNVASGPGAPEPGRDLLELVDTTGQTVGVLDKLAAHTSPGHLHRAFSVFLFDDEERLLLQRRAPGKYHSPGVWSNTCCGHPFPGEPPAGAAARRVKEELGIAPVGLAAAGTVRYALPDPKSGLIEREYNHVFVGRFRDEPRPDPAEVSEWTLVTPERLRDMRDRLEFSVWFPAVLERAVGAGRTADLHLDAWR, from the coding sequence GTGCCCGCACACAACGTCGCGAGCGGGCCAGGCGCCCCCGAGCCGGGGCGTGACCTGCTCGAGCTGGTGGACACCACAGGACAGACCGTCGGGGTGCTCGACAAGCTGGCGGCCCACACGAGTCCCGGCCATCTGCACCGGGCGTTCTCCGTGTTCCTCTTCGACGACGAGGAGCGCCTGCTGCTACAGCGGCGGGCGCCGGGCAAATACCACTCGCCGGGAGTGTGGTCCAACACCTGTTGCGGCCACCCCTTCCCAGGGGAACCACCGGCCGGCGCTGCCGCACGGCGTGTCAAGGAGGAACTCGGCATAGCGCCGGTCGGTCTCGCGGCCGCCGGCACCGTGCGGTACGCGCTGCCGGACCCGAAGTCGGGCCTGATCGAACGCGAGTACAACCATGTGTTCGTGGGCCGGTTCCGGGACGAGCCGCGGCCCGATCCCGCGGAGGTCTCGGAATGGACGCTGGTCACGCCTGAGCGACTGCGGGACATGCGGGACCGGCTCGAGTTCTCCGTGTGGTTCCCGGCCGTGCTCGAACGTGCCGTCGGGGCGGGACGTACCGCAGACCTTCATCTGGACGCGTGGCGTTGA
- a CDS encoding class I SAM-dependent methyltransferase yields the protein MQRHTPESVADAAAVAALLQIGAEIGADQVLDSGEIFSASDMAKTAGVPVAGVTAYLAALLAAGLIVETEVPDEFQTAADYTDLRHQAGYVSWAMHANGPFIDNARAFLTDPAQAARTHRRNGRRVAVSSRWIGERAFYPQIIEQVVASGALRVTDLGAGAGALLIKLLQENPARTGTAVDSNGAACAAAREAARACEVHDRLTVAERPIESLVDDPGPVAGAEAILACYVMHDIVADERTAQNVLGALRDALAPGGFLAVADAVSYAQQPQERKFSALFTYLHATFMSVLLPTEQEWLDTFDKAGFSRTRTVPIGLPGGRLFVASR from the coding sequence ATGCAACGGCACACCCCGGAATCCGTGGCCGACGCGGCCGCGGTCGCCGCACTGCTGCAGATCGGTGCCGAGATCGGGGCCGACCAGGTCCTGGACTCCGGCGAGATCTTCAGCGCCTCGGACATGGCCAAGACGGCCGGCGTCCCCGTCGCCGGCGTCACCGCCTACCTGGCGGCACTGCTCGCCGCCGGCCTGATCGTCGAGACCGAGGTCCCTGACGAGTTCCAGACGGCCGCAGATTACACCGACCTGCGCCACCAGGCCGGGTACGTGTCCTGGGCGATGCACGCCAACGGCCCTTTCATCGACAACGCCCGTGCATTCTTGACCGACCCCGCCCAGGCCGCCCGCACCCACCGGCGCAACGGACGGCGGGTCGCGGTCAGCTCACGGTGGATCGGCGAACGCGCGTTCTACCCGCAGATCATCGAACAGGTCGTGGCGTCCGGCGCGCTCCGGGTGACCGACCTCGGCGCCGGGGCCGGCGCACTGCTCATCAAGCTGCTGCAGGAGAATCCGGCACGCACCGGCACGGCCGTCGACAGCAACGGCGCCGCCTGCGCCGCGGCGCGTGAGGCCGCCCGCGCCTGCGAGGTGCACGATCGCCTGACAGTTGCCGAGCGGCCGATCGAGTCGCTGGTCGACGACCCGGGGCCGGTCGCGGGCGCGGAAGCCATCCTGGCCTGCTACGTCATGCACGACATCGTGGCGGACGAGCGCACGGCCCAGAACGTTCTCGGTGCCCTGCGCGACGCGCTCGCCCCCGGCGGATTCCTCGCCGTGGCCGACGCCGTCTCCTACGCGCAGCAGCCTCAGGAGCGCAAGTTCAGCGCGCTCTTCACCTATCTGCACGCCACTTTCATGAGTGTCCTTCTGCCCACCGAGCAGGAGTGGCTGGACACGTTCGACAAGGCGGGCTTCTCGCGGACCAGGACCGTGCCGATCGGCCTGCCCGGGGGCCGGCTCTTCGTGGCGAGCAGATGA